AGGAAACCACCGTGGATCCATAAATTGTCCTCATTCTGCTTTAGATGGAAAGACTGTATATATGGAACTGGTTGGACAAAGTACATTTGAGGTTTATGTCTGCACTGTTATGTGGAGGCATTTTACTTGGCAGATTTGGACTTTTGATTATTAGTTTTTAGAATGATGACTTTGAAAGGGCTTCATTTTGCAGATGTCGGTTTAGATATTTTTGAATTTGGTTTCATTTGTGTGCTCTTAAATATCCAATCATATGTGTATCATTGTGATATGTTTGGGAGCTGTGATCTGATATGAAAAGTTCCTGTAGATATTTTTTACTACTATGATTTAAGTACAAAACTGCAACTTGTGTTTTCTGACATTATGCTTCAATCAAGATGTTTACCAGTTTTCTGACATTATTTTCCTTTGTTCATAGTTGGATCATAATATGGATAAGTCTGCCGAAGATGCGTCTTCACAGCTAGGTAGGACTGGTGCGAATTCCACTAGTCCTGTGAATATCATTGATACAGAGGGTGGAAATGACAACGAGGAAGAGCTGGAATACTCTCTTGGCGATGAAGAATTAGGAAGCGAAGAGGAGCAGTTAGAAGGCGATACACAAGCACCTATTCAAAGATCAAACCAAGATGCTATTGAAGGTGATACTCTAGACgcttttcaaaagaaaaagagagccaGAAAATCTGAAGCATGGGATGATTTCGAAGATGTGAAAGTTGGGCCTCAGAAGACAATTTACTCAGAGTGTAAGCATTGCCAGTCTAAATTCAAAAAGACGAAGACCGGTACAACTTCAAGTTTGTTAAGGCATCGGAAAAATTGTCCAAAACGATTGGAGAAACTCAAAATAGTAGAGGCACGCCAGCAAAAACTCAATTTTCCAGCTGCTGATTCTAGCTCAAATGCTCATTCCCTCCTTCATACTGGCAAGTTTGACATGGCTGCCATGAGACAAAGCGCGGCTGAGTGGGTGCTTATGCATGAGCATCCCTTTTCAATTGTGGAGGAAGATGGCTTCAACTTAATGATGAAAAAGGGGATGCCTGAATGGCAAAAAATTAGTCGGACTACTAACAAGAAAGATTGTCTTTCCGTGTATGAAAGAGAGAAGCAGAAATTGAAGCATTTGTTAAGTAAAGTCAAGAAAATCAGCTTGACCACAGACCTTTGGAAGTCCAAGAACCAAAAAATTGAATACATGGTTATAACTGGACATTGGATTGACAGCCAATGGAGATTACAAAAACGGGTCCTCAACTTTGTGCATGTTCCCCCTCCACGTCCGGGCATTGCCATTGCAGATGCTATTTACAAATGCATGTTGGATTGGGGCATTGAGAGCAAAATTTATACAGTGTCAGTTGATAACGCGTCAAATAATGACACCGCACTACGATGTTTGAAGGACACCTTCTCGAGAAACAAGTGCTTGTTAGCCAAAGGAAAGTTATTCCATGTGAGATGTTGTGCTCACATACTTAACCTGATGGTTCAAGATGGCCTTAGtgaaattcaagaaataattcaTGACATACGGACAAGTGTAGAGTTTGTAAACAAAACTGAAGGGAGGCGATTGATCTTTGGTGAAATTGTACACCAGCTACGATTGCCTGAAAGAGTGCTGATTTATGACTGCAAAACAAGATGGAATTCGACCTATGAGATGCTAGCTTGCGCTCTCAAGTTCAATGAGGTGTTCCCGAGATTCAAAGACAGAGAGCCAAGCTATACTTTTTGTCCTTCCACAGAAGATTGGGAAAAGGTAAAAATGGTGTGCAGTATTTTAGGAGTTTTTTGGAATGCGACTCATATAATATCTGGGAGTGATTATCCGACAGCTAATTTATATTTAAATGAAGTTTGTCGGATAAAAACGCTTCTAGATAGCAGAGCAAATGATGAAGACAGCTTTATTCAAGCAATGGTctggaagatgaagatgaaatttGACAAGTATTGGGGTGAGTGTAACCTGATGATGTCCATAGCAGCCATCTTGGATCCCAGGCTGAAGATGCGAGTTATCAACTACTGCTTTCCACTGATATATCCTCCACATGAAGTGCAAGCGAACATAAACAAAGTCCGGCAAGCATTGTATGATTTATATGCCGAGTATGTGCAGGTGCATGtttcaagttcaagaaattcTGGAGCAAGCTCTCAAGTAGTGACAAATGATCCAGGTAGCAAGAGTAGCAATAGTTCATCCTCTACAATGACACACGTTATTGGAATGTGTGAATTTCTATCTCACATTGCTACTGTGGAACCCGTTCAACCGGAGAAAAATGAGCTAGATATCTACTTTGAAGATGGCCTTCTCAGTGCTATGGATAAGTCGTGCCTGGATATTGTCAACTTAGATGCTTTGAAATGGTGGAAAAGCACAACAAAATACAAGATTTTGCCTAAGATGGCTGCGGATATTTTAGCCATTTCTGTTAGCACCGTAGCTTCGGAAGCGACATTTAGTGTTGGAACTAGAGTGCTTGACTCCTACCGTGCTTCTTTAGCTCCAGAAACTGTAGAGATGTTGATGTGTGCTGGGGATTGGTGTCGTAAGCTACACGGGGTGAAGAAAAGGGATAAGGTAATTATGTTGCAAATTACTATTTCATCTATTACAATATGTTTTATAGTTGGCTTAATCTTggtctttattattttttttactttgcaGAAAATGAAGTCAGCACAAGAGATTTCATTGCCTATTCCTTGAACTTTTTCATGTTTTAGGTAATCTATATTCTCAGTTTTTTGGCTGCTGGTTTCTTTATATGTGTATATGATTTATTAGTGTATTGGCTGTGCTTCATTGCAACTAAAATGGAAGTTATTTGGCTGATTTTCTTGGCTGTGCAGCAGCTGCGTGTGAAACTGTGTAATCACTCATAGAGACACATTAGGATGATCAATATAAGCTACTCATATGACTGACTAGTTTGCACTCGAATGTGAATGTGAATGAATATAAGATGCTGCTTTATGTAAAATGAAGTGATTTATGATTTAGAAGATGTTGTGATGCTGCTTGACCTTTTATTCTAGTAAAATCTTCTTTATCTGCTACCATTTGTTGGTATTTTTGTGGAAGGGGTTCTGCATTAGGCTGGAAATTTCCCATCTATAACTTAGTTTGGAAAATATCCTTGGCATAGCTACTCATATGACTGACTAGTTTACAGTTTTGGCATAGCTGAAGGGGTCAAGTTATTGCTGTTTATATCCTTGTTAGGATAGAAATGGTGTTAGCATTGAGTGTGCATGGTGCTCGTTTGGATTCCTAGTCTGATCTAATTCATGTCGCAGATGGTCAATTTTTTCAATGGAGATTTGCTtaaacaaaatgaattttttcgagAATTGCGCTTGTTAGTCTTGGTGGGCTGTCCAAATTTTAACTGTGCCATCTCCAAAATTAGGATGATCAATATAAGCTGCTGATATGATTGATTAGTTTGCACTCGAATGTGAATGAATTTCTCCTTTAAATTATAAGACAGTTTTCCTCCCCTCTTTGAGTAAAATACTTGCTTTAAGCTATCTAGTTAACTTACAGAGTAGATTTTCCTCATTCAACTAGGTACTAGATTCAGTCCCCTTGATTAGTTTAGTTATATGTTCAGTGAGTACATGTCCGAAAGAGCAGCCAATGAATGCTAAACACTGTCTAAGCCATTTTACAAAGAACAATTGCGGAAACTTAACTTCAGCTTattggaagttttttttttaatattgaaTATCTGATTTTGGTTTAGCATTTGCAGTGATGTTTTGGCTAATACTTCTTGGCATTTCTGACTACCATTTCACCGTAAGCATCCAGCAAAAGTGCTTAGTGATGTTTTTGTATAGCTTCTTGATTGGCACTTATTTATTTTGGGACGTATTGAGCAGGTTGGAGTTGGGACTATGAATCCTCTGACATTTCTAAGAAGACAAGAAGTTCGTGACTTCAATGACTGTGCTTagtttgtaatttttaattcaATTTGTTTCTGTAGTAAGAAGTTCTTGGCTTGCTTTTGGTTgttatttacttattttctgATATTGAACTTTGTGACCGAGAATGTTGAACTTGTATGAAGTGTTGGGCATTTAAATTCTAGACTTATGTGGTATGTATTTCTAAATTTATGATTGTATTTAGTGAAAAATTTGTAGGCCTTTTTTTATTATGATAATGTGAAAAATTATGGTCAATTGTACGCATGAATTGTAAGCTACGATTATGCTCATAATTTGGTAAGGAATTAGTTGATAAAATGATATTTTTGTTAGATTAATTCCCAAAATTCGAGCTAACGAGCCGTTAACGAGTCAAAATTTCGAGCTCACAAatcgagctgctcgcgagccAGAAATCGAGCATCAGCTCGCGAGCtttaacgagtcgagctcgagcttagtTTTTTtcagtcgagtcgagctcgagctcaattctctaggctcgtcgagctcgagctcgaactcgagcccATCTATTTTTAAGTTGAGCTCGGCTCGATAAgtccaaaactcgactcgactcgactcgtttgcagccctaggtgaatggttcactttttgcactttggaaggcATTACCTTTTCTCTAGATTCCTTATATGTACTACTAGATGCATTCCTTTTTTGTATTTGGAAAGCTTTTACCTGTGCTTTCGCATTCTCAATTCTTTGAATTTTCTCAAGAGTTTCCGTAGAAGTATTAACTTGAACCGCCGCTATTccctcgtggctgtttcttcgggcaattgttAATTTGGTGGTCACTACTCCtacaaatcaaacactttcgcCCCTTCTTCCAACAATCATGCTCAGTGTGATTTGTCttcccacaatatccacaggccAAGCGagaagccacttgttggctttCTCGAGAAATTTCCTCTTGTTCTATTTGactttcttttgtaaacccttcATCTAGTGCTCCTAGTGTCCATGGTGGGtaaggtgaatggttcactttttgcactttggaaggcATTACTTTTTCTCTAGATTCCTTATATGTACTACTAGATGCATTCCTTTTTTGTATTTGGAAAGCTTTTACCTGTGCTTTCGCATTCTCAATTCTTTGAACTTTCTCAAGAGTttccgtaaaagtattaacttgaacCGCCGCTAAAGCTTCCTGGATCTCCAAATTCAATCATTGGATAAACCGTCTCATTCTCCTTCATtccgtaaccaccaatttaGGAGTAAATTTAGACAGTTTACTTAATtgcgtttcatattcggccacactctgggttccctgacgcaatctaataaactcatcctctttcttttcttgaatcaaaggtggaaggtatttctcattaaactcccttatAAAGTTTATCCACGTCCACGCAGTCTGTCCTCTCTCTCACTTTGccctaataacattccaccatacCTGGgccggtccttcgaattgaaatacatcAAAATTCAcctgtctttgctccgtgtagttCAAAGCTGCAAAGATATTAATCATCGCCTCTAACCATTGCTCAGTTGTCtccggatcagaccctccaaggaatttaggaggaacaaacttttgaaaccgcTCCAGGACCCTATCCTTTCTTATCTCAGGGTTCCGAGATTGATTCATTGGAGTTTGGCCTTATTGTTCTACCAATCACGCTAAGATATTGGTAATTTGTTATATCGCCATCGCCACTTGATCCCCTGCTTCAACCCTCGGTCTACGATCTTGCTCGGCTACTGTTTCTCTTTCATTCCTTGGTTCTTGTGATTACCTAGCCCACGGCtacgactacgtctcccctccatatccttctctctctctctctctttttttttcaaaaggtgatATAGTACGTAAACAAAATAAATTGGCTAAAATGGCAAGATAAAGGCaattttaaaccataaaatcaaaGATAAGGAAACATGCTTAGCATATTTATAACACACCAAGTTCACAAAAATACATATCAAACtgatcaaaatcaagtgcagcaagtactatacGTGGGAGCATTGACATGTCACGAGCAAATTACATACAGTgggaaaataagaagaaaaacacGACATGCCGTCCCAGCCACCCTAACTTACTTCCTACAATCTCAAGATCTTACGTTTCTAGCTTAGGTCATCACCGAACCAGCTGATTCCACTTCTTTCTCAAATTCAACTATATTCCCTTGATCTCCCTCTACTACGCTTACTTGTACTCCTCCACAAACATCCTACGCTCCGTTAAAATATTCTCCGTTCGATTTCTCACTTCTCTTACTACCCGAAATGGAAGGTTTCTCTCCTATCTGTTCCCTCTCCAAAATTTCGACACtcggtaaaaaatgcaagataagaaggaaagaaataaACTTGGTCTAAATTCCTTGGATTTTCGACACTTGGCACCACaagatggttttttttttcttccttttctttggtccaaaatggtggctgacttaagggttaatttaagagaaattaaatgaaataaaaacaaggagattagggtaagaaagtattggtcaagtggtgtactcaatcggtagcaaacggtgcacgtcggttcaagtcgattttccttaactcacgcgtactagtgttttaacttatgattcactaacttattaatagcacttctaatcacacacttcctcatatataaaactcactcttaatcaccaaatttaatacacacaCCTTACTAATTAATCACGCTACCAAAATACACCAAAATCTTAACTTACTCTAATTTGAAAAGTAAAAGTAAGACTCTTGGCTCAACTAATGAAATCACCATGAAATTTAGGGTTAGTAAGTAgttaaataatcaagtaaagaaacatagaaggaaatataaattaatttttcaaaaaaatgggaggaaattctaaagaaattttcgggtcctcacagatcCTATACAGGGTCCATACATTTCCGACTTATTATATTTACATGATACACATAGATCTAAGGCAGTGTTTTTGGGTCATGAGAGTTAGCTGAAAATTAAGCGAGTTGATGGATTTTTCTGGGACCTTGTGCGAAATGCTCTGAACTCTCGGATAGCAAACTATCTTCATGCTACAGGTTTCTGGGGAATTGTACAAGCAAGCTACTTTGAACTTGATCATGGATTGATTACCGTGCTTATTGAGCGATAGAGGCGGGAGATCCATACATTTCATCTTCCCGTGGGTGAGGCTACTGTCACTTTACAGGACGTGGAGATATTATGGAGCCATCATGTTGATGGATTACCAGGTACATTGGTCAATCAAAATAGATTGGTGGCATAAAAGAAGGATTTGATTGAGGAGCTTTTAGACTTTAGACTAGAGAACCGGCACTTCAAGGATGGGAGGTTGAAACTTGTATCTATATTCGACTTTTTATACGA
The Coffea arabica cultivar ET-39 chromosome 6c, Coffea Arabica ET-39 HiFi, whole genome shotgun sequence genome window above contains:
- the LOC113693249 gene encoding zinc finger BED domain-containing protein RICESLEEPER 2-like, with the protein product MDKSAEDASSQLGRTGANSTSPVNIIDTEGGNDNEEELEYSLGDEELGSEEEQLEGDTQAPIQRSNQDAIEGDTLDAFQKKKRARKSEAWDDFEDVKVGPQKTIYSECKHCQSKFKKTKTGTTSSLLRHRKNCPKRLEKLKIVEARQQKLNFPAADSSSNAHSLLHTGKFDMAAMRQSAAEWVLMHEHPFSIVEEDGFNLMMKKGMPEWQKISRTTNKKDCLSVYEREKQKLKHLLSKVKKISLTTDLWKSKNQKIEYMVITGHWIDSQWRLQKRVLNFVHVPPPRPGIAIADAIYKCMLDWGIESKIYTVSVDNASNNDTALRCLKDTFSRNKCLLAKGKLFHVRCCAHILNLMVQDGLSEIQEIIHDIRTSVEFVNKTEGRRLIFGEIVHQLRLPERVLIYDCKTRWNSTYEMLACALKFNEVFPRFKDREPSYTFCPSTEDWEKVKMVCSILGVFWNATHIISGSDYPTANLYLNEVCRIKTLLDSRANDEDSFIQAMVWKMKMKFDKYWGECNLMMSIAAILDPRLKMRVINYCFPLIYPPHEVQANINKVRQALYDLYAE
- the LOC140008099 gene encoding zinc finger BED domain-containing protein RICESLEEPER 1-like — translated: MTHVIGMCEFLSHIATVEPVQPEKNELDIYFEDGLLSAMDKSCLDIVNLDALKWWKSTTKYKILPKMAADILAISVSTVASEATFSVGTRVLDSYRASLAPETVEMLMCAGDWCRKLHGVKKRDKKMKSAQEISLPIP